Proteins encoded together in one Pantoea sp. CCBC3-3-1 window:
- a CDS encoding Na+/H+ antiporter, whose product MEIFFTILILTLVVSLSGVAARIIPFQIPLPLVQIAMGALLAWPTFGLHVDFDPELFLVLFIPPLLFADGWKTPTSEFLNHGREIIGLALVLVLITVVGIGYLIYWLVPGIPLLPAFALAAVLSPTDAVALSGIVGEGRIPKKIMSILQGEALMNDASGLVSLKFAVAVAMGTMVFTVSGASLEFVKVAVGGLLAGIAICWLYGKSLRLLSRWSGDDPATQTVLLLLLPFASYLIAEHIGVSGILAAVAAGMTITRSGIIRQAPLAMRLRANSVWQMLEFVFNGMVFLMLGLQLPDILEISVSQADADPNVDLWMLVLSVVLIYAALMVVRFTWLWTMRLISKRWLKKKPMEFSSYSLRELLIASFAGVRGAITLAGVLSIPLFLTNGDAFPARYELVFLATGVILFSLLVGVVLLPLLLRGVAGMDKTAHRHEMQMARAVMAGTAIESLYKMEERLIADTEENIDSELVKEVSSRVIGNMRRRVDGKDDLERAQYAENLERRFRLTALRAERGELYHLRATQKISNETMQKMLHDLDLLETLLIEKEE is encoded by the coding sequence ATGGAAATCTTTTTTACTATTCTGATCCTGACGCTGGTGGTTTCGCTCTCCGGCGTTGCCGCCCGCATTATCCCTTTTCAAATCCCTCTGCCGCTGGTACAGATCGCCATGGGCGCCTTGCTCGCCTGGCCGACGTTTGGCCTGCATGTCGATTTTGACCCGGAGCTGTTCCTGGTGCTGTTTATCCCGCCGCTGCTGTTTGCCGACGGCTGGAAAACGCCGACCAGTGAATTCCTGAACCACGGTCGGGAAATCATCGGTCTTGCGCTGGTGCTGGTGCTGATTACCGTTGTCGGTATTGGCTACCTGATCTACTGGCTGGTGCCGGGCATTCCGCTGCTGCCTGCTTTTGCGCTGGCTGCCGTGCTGTCGCCAACCGATGCCGTGGCGCTGTCCGGCATCGTGGGGGAAGGGCGTATTCCCAAGAAGATCATGTCGATTCTGCAAGGCGAGGCGCTGATGAACGATGCGTCTGGTCTGGTTTCGTTGAAATTTGCCGTCGCTGTCGCGATGGGAACCATGGTTTTCACCGTTTCTGGTGCCTCGCTGGAGTTTGTGAAAGTGGCCGTCGGCGGCCTGCTGGCGGGTATCGCCATCTGCTGGCTGTACGGCAAATCGCTGCGTTTGCTCAGCCGCTGGAGCGGTGACGATCCCGCTACGCAAACCGTTCTGCTGCTGCTGCTGCCGTTTGCGTCTTACCTGATTGCCGAACATATTGGCGTGTCCGGTATCCTTGCCGCTGTTGCTGCCGGGATGACCATTACCCGCTCCGGGATTATCCGTCAGGCGCCGCTGGCGATGCGTCTGCGTGCGAACAGCGTCTGGCAGATGCTGGAGTTTGTGTTTAACGGCATGGTGTTCCTGATGCTGGGCCTGCAACTGCCGGACATTCTGGAAATTTCCGTTTCTCAGGCCGATGCCGATCCGAATGTCGATCTGTGGATGCTGGTTCTGTCGGTAGTGCTGATTTACGCTGCGCTGATGGTGGTGCGTTTCACCTGGCTGTGGACGATGCGTCTGATCAGCAAACGCTGGCTGAAAAAGAAGCCGATGGAGTTTTCCAGCTACAGCCTGCGCGAGCTGCTGATCGCTTCGTTTGCTGGCGTACGCGGAGCCATCACGCTGGCGGGTGTACTGTCGATACCGCTGTTTCTGACTAATGGTGATGCGTTCCCGGCGCGCTATGAACTGGTATTTTTGGCCACCGGCGTCATCCTGTTCTCACTGCTGGTTGGCGTCGTTTTGCTGCCGCTGCTGCTGCGCGGCGTGGCGGGCATGGATAAAACCGCTCACCGTCATGAAATGCAGATGGCGCGTGCCGTGATGGCGGGAACGGCCATCGAAAGCCTCTACAAGATGGAAGAGCGGCTGATTGCCGATACCGAAGAGAATATCGATTCGGAACTGGTAAAAGAGGTCAGTTCCCGCGTGATCGGTAATATGCGTCGCCGCGTGGACGGCAAGGACGATCTGGAGCGCGCGCAGTATGCGGAGAATCTGGAACGTCGCTTCCGTCTGACCGCGCTGCGTGCCGAACGTGGCGAGCTGTACCACCTGCGCGCAACGCAGAAAATCAGTAATGAAACCATGCAGAAGATGCTGCACGATCTCGATCTGCTGGAAACGCTGCTGATTGAGAAAGAAGAGTAG
- a CDS encoding type II toxin-antitoxin system RelE/ParE family toxin: MNAISDYTLNTWGIIKEEQYMRQLQACMSQLGTNSMLGTPRDDVRPGLRSFPCGRHKIYFRQAPHGVNISGVLHQSQDPKKYL; this comes from the coding sequence ATGAACGCTATCTCGGACTACACGCTCAACACGTGGGGAATCATCAAGGAAGAACAATACATGCGCCAGTTGCAGGCCTGCATGTCGCAATTGGGGACAAATTCTATGCTGGGAACACCCCGTGACGATGTTCGCCCGGGCCTTCGTTCCTTCCCCTGTGGTCGGCACAAAATTTACTTTCGCCAGGCGCCGCACGGCGTGAATATTTCTGGCGTGCTGCATCAAAGCCAGGATCCAAAGAAATATCTCTAA
- a CDS encoding type II toxin-antitoxin system Phd/YefM family antitoxin translates to MYSFTASEAKIQFGEVLNKAQREPVFITKNGKDSVVVISAEDYAEIEAIKMAHLRAIVDEADRDIESGNLVDGPDYFAQLREKRAVNDI, encoded by the coding sequence ATGTATAGTTTTACGGCCAGCGAGGCAAAAATCCAGTTTGGTGAAGTACTCAACAAAGCGCAGCGTGAGCCCGTTTTTATTACCAAAAACGGCAAGGACTCCGTGGTGGTGATCTCAGCGGAGGATTATGCAGAGATTGAAGCCATTAAAATGGCTCACCTGCGTGCGATTGTAGACGAAGCAGACCGCGACATTGAAAGTGGAAATCTGGTAGACGGCCCAGATTATTTTGCTCAGCTAAGGGAAAAGCGCGCAGTCAATGACATATAA
- a CDS encoding LysR family transcriptional regulator: protein MDVRALRYFVEVVRQQSFTRAAEQLYVTQPTISKMLRQLEDELGCTLLIREGRRLHLTDTGQAVYQRGLTILQEFKQLEAEISDINDLKTGELRLGIPPMVGMQIAGSISAFRQRYPGVELKISEFGGLTVQQAVLSGTLDIALTALPVADDLPLNALPLMSHPLCVLVPRTREWLRRTHVPLTELASHPILIYNEEFSLNRQLMRAFQASGFAPQIAVRSGQWDFLAAMVQAGMGVAILPEPICQRLDKTHLLWLPLESELVWKLGLIWREGSYLSKSAQAWIACCREFWPGEAPRLSV from the coding sequence ATGGACGTCCGTGCCTTGCGTTATTTCGTTGAAGTGGTGCGCCAGCAAAGTTTTACCCGCGCGGCGGAACAGCTGTACGTGACCCAACCGACTATCAGTAAGATGCTGCGCCAGCTTGAGGACGAGCTGGGCTGTACGCTGCTGATCCGCGAGGGACGCAGGCTACATCTGACGGACACCGGTCAGGCGGTCTATCAGCGCGGTCTGACTATTCTGCAAGAGTTTAAACAGCTGGAAGCCGAAATCAGCGATATCAACGACTTAAAAACGGGCGAGCTGCGGCTGGGCATCCCACCGATGGTGGGCATGCAGATCGCGGGATCGATTTCGGCATTTCGCCAGCGCTATCCCGGCGTCGAGCTGAAAATTTCCGAATTTGGTGGCCTCACCGTACAGCAGGCGGTGCTGTCCGGCACGTTGGACATTGCGCTCACCGCGCTACCGGTTGCGGACGATCTGCCGTTAAACGCGCTGCCGCTGATGAGCCATCCGCTTTGCGTGCTGGTTCCGCGTACCCGTGAATGGCTGCGCCGGACTCACGTGCCGTTGACCGAACTGGCCAGCCATCCGATCCTGATTTACAACGAAGAATTTTCCCTTAACCGTCAGCTGATGCGCGCTTTTCAGGCCAGCGGCTTCGCGCCACAAATTGCCGTTCGCAGCGGCCAGTGGGATTTTCTGGCGGCGATGGTGCAGGCGGGCATGGGCGTGGCTATTCTGCCAGAGCCGATTTGTCAGCGGCTGGATAAAACCCATCTGCTGTGGCTACCGCTGGAGTCTGAACTGGTCTGGAAACTGGGGCTGATCTGGCGCGAGGGCAGCTATCTGTCGAAAAGCGCTCAGGCCTGGATCGCCTGCTGCCGTGAATTCTGGCCGGGCGAGGCGCCAAGGCTGTCGGTGTAG